The following proteins come from a genomic window of Candidatus Methylomirabilis sp.:
- a CDS encoding endonuclease III domain-containing protein — MPQTTGRRLLSLYRHLFRHFGPQRWWPARSRFEVIVGAILTQNTAWTNVEKAIAAIRIARLLNPRGIDAAPQESLARLIRSAGYYNMKAGRLKQFTRFLLTRYNGSVQRMFRTELTELRKELLGISGIGEETADSILLYAGDRPIFVVDAYTRRVLERHGLIAANTSYTGIQRLFMTHLSADSALFNEYHALLVAVGKTYCRKIARCEGCPLRYDLPNGSPLLP, encoded by the coding sequence ATGCCACAGACAACCGGACGTCGACTTCTCTCCCTCTACCGCCATCTCTTTCGACATTTTGGACCACAGCGCTGGTGGCCGGCTCGCTCCCGGTTTGAGGTCATCGTCGGCGCCATCTTGACTCAGAATACCGCTTGGACCAATGTTGAGAAGGCGATCGCGGCGATACGGATCGCACGGCTACTCAACCCCCGCGGGATCGATGCCGCGCCACAGGAGTCGCTCGCAAGGCTCATCCGATCGGCAGGTTATTATAACATGAAGGCTGGACGCCTGAAACAGTTCACGCGCTTCTTACTGACGCGTTACAACGGGAGCGTGCAGCGGATGTTTCGGACGGAGTTGACCGAATTGCGCAAGGAGTTGCTGGGAATTTCAGGGATTGGCGAGGAGACGGCCGACTCGATCCTGCTGTATGCAGGCGATCGACCGATCTTTGTCGTAGACGCCTACACCCGCCGGGTGCTGGAACGGCACGGGCTGATTGCGGCGAATACTTCCTATACTGGGATCCAGCGCCTCTTCATGACACACCTGTCGGCCGACTCGGCGCTCTTCAATGAATATCACGCCCTACTGGTGGCTGTCGGCAAGACCTATTGCCGGAAAATAGCCCGCTGCGAGGGTTGCCCCCTCCGGTACGACCTGCCGAACGGATCACCGCTTCTGCCGTAG
- the ruvX gene encoding Holliday junction resolvase RuvX, with protein MTRYLGIDFGTRRIGVAVSDELGLTAQPLPSLEPSSEEEAIRAIRGLIEQYGVLEVVVGLPKNMNGSLGPAAEQALAFARRLEEGGAVKATMWDERLTSRAAERLLIEADLSRAKRKRHVDQMAAVLILQGFLDRYHRQQERSL; from the coding sequence GTGACGCGATACTTGGGGATCGATTTTGGGACGCGGCGGATCGGGGTGGCCGTGAGCGATGAGCTGGGGCTCACAGCCCAGCCTCTGCCATCACTCGAACCGTCCTCAGAGGAAGAGGCCATCCGTGCCATTCGAGGGCTTATTGAGCAGTATGGTGTGCTTGAAGTGGTCGTCGGCCTGCCGAAGAATATGAACGGCTCCCTCGGCCCAGCGGCCGAGCAGGCCCTTGCGTTTGCCAGGCGGCTGGAAGAGGGTGGGGCGGTAAAGGCGACGATGTGGGACGAGCGACTGACCAGCAGGGCGGCTGAACGGTTACTGATCGAGGCCGACCTGTCGCGGGCCAAACGGAAGCGGCACGTCGATCAGATGGCTGCTGTCCTTATCCTGCAGGGTTTCTTGGATCGCTACCATCGCCAGCAGGAGCGTTCCTTGTGA
- the mltG gene encoding endolytic transglycosylase MltG — protein MSTTLSSPPLPPRALVLCLCLLVGGGALWYVLSGPAPATHEATRAVVIRPQTRAFDIARTLKEAHVIRSRFAFLAVAVARGTQRRLLAGEYEFAPGLTLLEVVRRLEQGKGLVHQVTIPEGFAARQIAEMLQARGLIDQERFMGLVRDRRLLAQYRVDGTSLEGYLFPDTYRLVKGLSEEAMIGRMVQRFTEIFGPAERARASALKMSVAEVVTIASLIEREAMVDEERPLISSVFHNRLRLGMPLQSDPTVLYSLSRFSGKLTKANLQAPSPYNTYLHRGLPPGPIASPGRASIIAALYPASSRYLYFVSKNDGTHAFSNTLREHDAMVRRYQIRRVG, from the coding sequence GTGAGCACGACACTCTCCTCACCTCCGCTGCCGCCGCGGGCGCTTGTCCTCTGCCTCTGCCTGCTGGTGGGAGGAGGTGCCTTATGGTACGTCCTGAGCGGGCCGGCGCCGGCTACGCACGAGGCCACGCGGGCCGTTGTCATCAGACCGCAGACGAGAGCTTTCGATATCGCGAGGACACTGAAAGAAGCACATGTGATCCGCAGTCGTTTTGCCTTCCTGGCTGTTGCTGTCGCGCGTGGCACGCAACGGCGCCTGCTTGCCGGAGAATATGAGTTTGCCCCCGGTCTCACCCTGCTTGAGGTGGTCCGGCGGCTCGAACAAGGGAAAGGGCTCGTCCATCAGGTGACGATTCCCGAGGGCTTCGCTGCTCGGCAGATTGCCGAGATGCTTCAAGCAAGAGGACTGATCGATCAGGAGCGGTTTATGGGCCTCGTGCGGGACCGTCGGTTGTTGGCCCAGTACAGAGTGGATGGTACGTCGCTTGAAGGATACCTTTTTCCCGATACCTATCGTCTCGTCAAGGGGCTGAGCGAGGAGGCGATGATTGGGCGGATGGTTCAGCGGTTTACCGAGATCTTCGGGCCTGCAGAACGGGCGCGCGCCAGCGCGCTCAAGATGTCAGTTGCAGAGGTGGTAACCATCGCGTCCTTGATCGAACGAGAAGCGATGGTGGACGAAGAACGGCCGCTCATCTCATCGGTGTTCCATAACAGGCTACGACTGGGGATGCCGTTGCAATCCGATCCGACGGTGCTCTACAGTCTCTCGCGGTTTAGCGGTAAGCTCACCAAAGCGAATCTGCAGGCGCCCTCGCCGTACAACACATATCTGCACCGAGGCCTGCCGCCCGGTCCGATCGCCAGCCCTGGACGCGCCTCCATCATCGCCGCCCTTTATCCCGCCTCTTCCCGTTATCTGTACTTTGTATCGAAAAATGACGGGACGCATGCCTTCTCAAATACGCTACGAGAGCACGACGCGATGGTGAGGCGCTATCAGATCAGGAGGGTGGGATGA
- a CDS encoding tetratricopeptide repeat protein, translating into MMRGPVAIVLLGCLLAACATEQIAAEREKADSHYNIGIARLASGDVKQAIAEFSQAIGNTSDNPAYHNALGLAYLVDRRPDPAIASLQRAIELDPKFSDAYNNLGSAYVQRAEYDQAIKAFTLALSNPAYLTPEQAHLNLGNVYVVQGRVADAIGEFKLALDVVPDFAEAHNRLGALYLTQGRSELAIAELTLAVKQIPDLATAHQSLGFAYLSAGEKDRARQAFQKVVEVSPTSEMAAEAMRQLKQLSQ; encoded by the coding sequence ATGATGCGGGGTCCGGTCGCCATCGTTCTTCTGGGCTGCCTGCTCGCCGCCTGCGCCACAGAGCAGATAGCAGCGGAGCGGGAAAAGGCCGATAGCCATTATAATATTGGCATCGCACGCCTGGCCAGTGGGGACGTCAAACAGGCCATTGCAGAGTTCAGCCAGGCGATTGGGAACACCTCGGACAATCCGGCGTATCACAACGCCCTGGGATTGGCGTACCTGGTGGATCGTAGGCCAGATCCGGCCATCGCCTCCCTCCAACGGGCTATCGAACTCGATCCGAAATTTTCTGATGCCTACAATAATCTCGGTTCGGCCTATGTCCAGCGGGCCGAGTACGATCAGGCCATTAAGGCTTTCACGCTTGCGCTATCAAATCCCGCCTACCTGACCCCTGAGCAGGCGCACCTGAATCTTGGGAATGTCTATGTGGTCCAGGGTCGGGTTGCCGACGCGATCGGGGAGTTCAAGCTGGCATTAGACGTGGTCCCTGATTTCGCTGAGGCCCATAATCGGCTAGGCGCCCTCTATCTGACGCAAGGACGATCGGAACTGGCGATCGCCGAACTGACGCTGGCCGTAAAACAGATACCGGACCTCGCCACTGCACATCAGAGCCTGGGCTTTGCCTACCTGTCGGCTGGAGAGAAAGACCGGGCGCGACAGGCATTTCAAAAGGTGGTGGAGGTGAGCCCCACGAGCGAGATGGCCGCCGAGGCGATGCGTCAGCTCAAACAGCTCAGCCAGTAG
- the rlmN gene encoding 23S rRNA (adenine(2503)-C(2))-methyltransferase RlmN, giving the protein MLNKIDLKGLSLEEMERFVADHGESAYRGRQLFHWIYGHGASAFAEMTDLPIALRARLAERASIGALVHLGREVSRDGTRKYLCGCTDGQAIETVLIPDERRLTACLSTQVGCALACAFCLTGHMGFVRHLQAGEIVDQVLVLQQDLQPGERIGNLVLMGMGEPLHNYDATVKALTILAHPLGLAYPPRRITLSTVGLVPEIVRLGQSGLGVNLAVSLHAATDELRDRLVPINRRYPLKVLMTALRAYPLPPRRRLTFEYVLIDGVNDRSEDARELVRLLRGLRCKINLLPLNEAPTILFRRPSQEHVEAFQRILKSAGILATIRESRGRDISAACGLLATVSTEKRLDTQACLT; this is encoded by the coding sequence GTGCTCAATAAGATCGACCTCAAAGGACTGAGTCTAGAGGAGATGGAGCGCTTTGTTGCCGACCACGGCGAGTCGGCCTACCGCGGCCGCCAGCTCTTCCACTGGATCTACGGGCACGGCGCAAGTGCCTTCGCGGAGATGACCGATCTGCCGATCGCGTTACGCGCGAGGCTGGCCGAGCGGGCCTCGATTGGCGCCCTCGTACACCTTGGCAGAGAGGTGTCCCGGGACGGCACGCGGAAATACCTGTGTGGCTGTACGGACGGACAAGCGATCGAGACGGTACTGATTCCCGATGAGAGACGGTTGACCGCGTGCCTCTCCACCCAGGTAGGGTGTGCTCTGGCCTGCGCCTTTTGCCTGACTGGACACATGGGTTTTGTCCGGCACTTGCAGGCGGGCGAGATCGTCGATCAGGTACTCGTGCTCCAGCAGGATCTTCAGCCGGGAGAGCGGATCGGTAACCTCGTGTTGATGGGGATGGGGGAACCGCTCCACAATTACGACGCCACGGTGAAGGCGCTCACAATTCTGGCGCACCCCCTGGGCCTTGCGTATCCTCCTCGCCGGATCACGCTCTCCACCGTCGGCCTGGTCCCGGAGATCGTGCGCCTTGGCCAAAGTGGACTTGGGGTGAACCTGGCCGTATCACTTCACGCGGCCACCGATGAGCTTCGCGACCGCCTGGTCCCGATCAACCGGCGCTATCCCCTCAAAGTGTTAATGACCGCGCTCAGGGCGTATCCGCTTCCGCCTCGCCGCCGTCTCACCTTTGAGTATGTGCTCATCGATGGGGTAAACGACCGATCGGAGGACGCCCGAGAACTCGTAAGGCTTTTACGCGGTCTTCGGTGCAAGATCAACCTCCTGCCCTTGAATGAGGCCCCTACCATCCTGTTCCGGCGACCTTCCCAGGAGCACGTCGAGGCCTTTCAACGCATCCTGAAGTCAGCCGGTATCCTGGCCACCATCCGCGAGAGCCGCGGCCGAGACATCTCGGCCGCCTGTGGCTTGCTGGCAACCGTAAGCACCGAGAAAAGGCTTGACACTCAGGCGTGCCTTACCTAA